A single Halarcobacter anaerophilus DNA region contains:
- a CDS encoding type III pantothenate kinase — MILCDIGNTTYHFLIDGIHKKYLLQESLPKFKETIFYISVNDNAAKKLEKNQEKCVDLEEFLDFETKYKGMGIDRKVVCLGVENAIIVDAGSAITVDIMENFKHKGGFILPGISRFINTYKKISVKLDYEINTKVNLDTIPLCTQDAISYSILKSIILPIKEISKDRKIIFTGGDGEFLSKYFDNCIYKDDLIFKNMKGIINANNRIA; from the coding sequence TTGATTTTATGTGATATCGGTAATACAACTTACCACTTTTTAATAGATGGAATTCATAAAAAATATCTTCTGCAAGAGAGTCTGCCTAAATTTAAAGAGACAATCTTTTATATCTCTGTAAATGACAATGCAGCAAAAAAACTAGAAAAAAACCAAGAAAAGTGTGTTGATTTAGAAGAGTTTTTAGATTTTGAAACTAAATACAAAGGTATGGGAATAGATAGAAAAGTCGTATGTTTAGGTGTTGAAAATGCGATTATCGTTGATGCTGGAAGTGCAATTACCGTTGATATTATGGAAAACTTTAAACATAAAGGAGGATTTATTCTTCCTGGTATTTCAAGGTTTATAAATACATATAAGAAGATATCGGTAAAACTTGATTATGAAATTAATACAAAGGTAAACTTAGATACAATACCGCTTTGTACACAAGATGCAATTTCTTACTCCATATTAAAATCTATAATTCTACCGATAAAAGAGATATCTAAAGATAGAAAAATTATTTTTACAGGTGGAGACGGAGAGTTTTTAAGTAAATATTTTGATAATTGTATCTATAAAGATGATTTGATATTTAAAAATATGAAAGGGATAATAAATGCTAACAATCGCATTGCCTAA
- a CDS encoding SdiA-regulated domain-containing protein, producing the protein MNLKKLLFSSIFFYSFLILTDLNDIIYANVNDIKNISSSLKLQDYKVDVEAKELKFIENNLSGITYNKDTDTLFAITNKPRDIYEITLNGDFIRKIELTGFKDTEDITYLYDGIFAVIDEKKAQFFVFYLDKNTEKIDISNVKDSFRLKINSYKNFGYEGISYDKKNDTIFIVNEKFPLELIKIKNFISKKSMDITFSNKLTAYNNFMGDFSSLFFENRSGSLLFLSDESKMIAEVDSENGAQISFLQLKEGFLGLKKDIPQAEGISMDNKGNLYIVSEPNLFYIFKRDL; encoded by the coding sequence ATGAATTTAAAAAAGCTGCTTTTCTCGTCGATTTTCTTTTATTCCTTTCTAATATTAACAGATTTAAACGATATAATCTATGCAAATGTTAATGATATAAAAAATATAAGTTCTTCTTTAAAACTTCAAGATTATAAAGTTGATGTAGAAGCAAAAGAGTTAAAATTTATAGAAAATAATTTATCTGGAATAACATACAATAAAGATACAGATACTCTTTTTGCCATTACTAATAAGCCAAGGGACATTTACGAAATAACTTTGAATGGAGATTTTATTAGAAAAATTGAATTAACAGGTTTTAAAGATACGGAAGATATTACATACTTATATGATGGAATCTTTGCTGTTATAGATGAAAAAAAAGCTCAGTTTTTTGTTTTTTATTTAGATAAAAATACAGAGAAAATCGATATTTCTAATGTTAAAGATTCTTTTCGTCTAAAAATAAACAGCTACAAAAACTTTGGTTATGAAGGAATCTCTTATGATAAAAAAAATGATACAATTTTTATAGTGAATGAAAAATTCCCTCTTGAGTTAATAAAAATTAAAAATTTTATTAGTAAAAAGAGTATGGATATAACATTTTCCAATAAATTAACTGCTTATAATAATTTTATGGGAGATTTTTCTAGTCTCTTTTTTGAAAATAGAAGCGGTTCTCTTCTCTTTTTAAGTGATGAATCAAAGATGATAGCTGAAGTTGATTCTGAAAACGGAGCACAAATCTCTTTTCTTCAACTTAAAGAGGGATTTCTAGGTTTAAAAAAAGATATTCCTCAAGCAGAAGGAATAAGTATGGATAATAAGGGGAATTTATATATAGTAAGTGAACCAAATCTTTTTTATATTTTTAAAAGAGATTTATAA
- a CDS encoding diguanylate cyclase, whose product MIPTVYDICVTNVVSIDINKTLDDAIKKLSNANLRTIVLENKKQNSYHILTTMQLLEFKLDNIEKTTSLSKLNIPEAKVLDKNLNLLTVLNHIDFSDEYMVITEKEKLVGIVSYTDIVNNIDPQLIMERQTISSLIHQYKAVTTEEETSTFEAITLLKDNSRDAILILDDAYKPKGIFTTKDFIDIIRYDYDLSKPIKEYMTSPVETLEDDTTISEAINYIKAKKYKRIVVVNKKGRISGVITQKELLRTFYNKWVELIKEEGNRISKTNEQLVQVTCELKNKIALDHLTKLYNRNKFDELLDENIEEFSKEENLTFCMLILDIDNFKMLNDSFGHLFGDKVLQNIAQILTSNSRTSDIIARWGGEEFVIILPKTNLEQALKFAQKIRSAVELNKFENINKITCSIGVSQFHNSDNKIALFKRADDALYRAKAMGKNRVEIEHL is encoded by the coding sequence ATGATTCCGACAGTTTATGATATATGTGTTACCAATGTAGTTTCTATAGATATAAATAAAACCTTAGATGATGCAATAAAAAAATTATCAAATGCAAATCTAAGAACGATTGTTTTAGAAAACAAAAAACAGAACAGTTACCATATTTTAACTACAATGCAGCTGTTGGAATTCAAATTGGATAATATCGAAAAAACAACCAGTTTATCAAAACTTAATATCCCTGAAGCAAAAGTTTTAGATAAAAACTTAAATCTTCTAACGGTTTTAAACCATATAGATTTCAGTGATGAATATATGGTAATAACCGAAAAAGAGAAACTTGTAGGAATAGTATCTTACACAGATATAGTAAATAACATAGATCCTCAGCTTATAATGGAGAGACAAACTATTTCATCTCTTATTCATCAGTATAAAGCCGTAACAACAGAAGAAGAGACTTCAACTTTTGAAGCGATAACTCTTTTAAAAGACAATTCAAGAGATGCTATTTTGATTTTGGATGATGCCTACAAACCAAAAGGAATTTTTACGACAAAAGATTTTATAGATATTATCAGATACGATTATGATTTATCTAAACCTATAAAAGAGTATATGACTTCTCCTGTTGAAACTCTTGAAGATGATACAACAATATCTGAAGCAATAAACTATATAAAAGCAAAAAAATATAAAAGAATTGTTGTGGTAAACAAAAAAGGAAGAATATCAGGAGTAATAACCCAAAAAGAGCTTTTAAGAACTTTTTACAATAAATGGGTAGAACTTATAAAAGAAGAAGGCAATAGAATATCTAAAACAAATGAACAATTAGTACAAGTAACATGCGAACTAAAAAACAAGATTGCATTAGATCATTTAACTAAACTTTACAATAGAAATAAATTTGATGAACTTTTAGATGAAAACATAGAAGAGTTTTCAAAAGAGGAAAATCTGACTTTTTGTATGTTGATTTTGGATATTGATAATTTCAAAATGCTAAATGACTCTTTCGGACATCTTTTTGGAGACAAGGTTTTACAAAATATTGCCCAAATACTAACTTCAAATTCAAGAACAAGCGATATTATCGCTCGATGGGGAGGGGAAGAGTTTGTTATAATATTGCCTAAAACAAATCTGGAACAAGCTTTGAAATTTGCCCAAAAAATAAGAAGTGCCGTAGAGCTTAATAAATTTGAAAATATCAATAAAATAACCTGCTCCATAGGAGTATCGCAGTTTCATAACTCAGATAATAAAATTGCACTGTTTAAAAGAGCGGACGATGCCTTATATAGAGCAAAAGCAATGGGGAAAAACAGAGTTGAGATAGAACATTTATAA
- the trpS gene encoding tryptophan--tRNA ligase, whose translation MRILSGIQPSGTLHIGNYFGMIKKMIESQNDGELFAFIASYHALTTVKDKEVLEKNIFEAAVNFLALGMDPEKSTFWVQSDVKEVLELYWILSNHTSMGLLERAHSYKDKVAKGLIPNHGLFSYPVLMAADILLYDSNLVPVGKDQIQHVEMTRDIANSFNNHYKENILVLPEAKVDEVVATVPGTDGAKMSKSYGNTIDMFGTKKGIKKQVMSIVTDSKDLDEAKDYTTCNIYKLCELFMNEDELKELQQRYATPGEGYGHFKLTLLDKINEHFAPYIQKREELINNPKEVKEILDFGAKKARKIAAAKMEKIREIVGL comes from the coding sequence TTGAGAATATTATCGGGTATTCAACCAAGTGGTACGCTTCATATCGGTAACTACTTTGGAATGATAAAAAAAATGATTGAGTCACAAAATGACGGTGAGCTTTTTGCTTTTATTGCTTCATATCATGCTTTAACAACCGTAAAAGACAAAGAGGTTTTAGAAAAAAACATTTTTGAAGCAGCAGTTAACTTTTTAGCTCTTGGTATGGATCCGGAAAAATCAACTTTTTGGGTGCAAAGTGATGTAAAAGAGGTTTTAGAGTTATATTGGATTTTATCAAATCATACCTCTATGGGATTATTAGAAAGAGCCCACTCATATAAAGATAAAGTAGCAAAAGGTTTAATTCCTAATCACGGACTTTTCTCTTATCCTGTTTTAATGGCGGCAGATATTTTACTTTATGATTCAAATCTTGTTCCTGTAGGGAAAGATCAAATTCAGCATGTAGAGATGACAAGAGATATTGCAAATAGCTTTAATAATCACTATAAAGAGAATATTCTGGTTTTACCTGAAGCAAAAGTAGATGAAGTTGTTGCAACGGTTCCCGGAACAGACGGAGCAAAAATGTCAAAATCTTACGGAAATACGATTGATATGTTCGGAACAAAAAAGGGAATTAAAAAACAAGTTATGAGTATTGTAACTGATTCAAAAGATTTAGATGAAGCAAAAGATTATACAACTTGTAATATTTATAAACTTTGTGAACTATTTATGAATGAAGATGAATTAAAAGAGTTACAACAAAGATATGCAACTCCGGGAGAGGGATATGGACATTTCAAATTAACTCTGCTTGATAAAATAAATGAGCATTTCGCTCCTTATATACAAAAAAGAGAAGAGTTAATAAACAATCCTAAAGAGGTAAAAGAGATTTTAGATTTCGGTGCAAAAAAAGCTAGAAAAATAGCTGCTGCAAAAATGGAAAAAATTAGAGAAATAGTAGGATTATAA
- a CDS encoding class I SAM-dependent DNA methyltransferase yields the protein MGLDLYSKIEPSLEFHDEVYKLHKEFLTLIMEKNLNNIIDIGCGQGYFLENLLVNKKECFGIDLSKNQIEACKKRGLENTACIHLKDIEQKFSCATAIFDVINYLPKNELENFFNDTYKILEKEGYFIFDVNSYFGFDEVAQGAITIDEDERFIAVDAIFEDNKLITNLTLFSKTKDDLYEKESDSITQYYYDTKYLKKLLIKSNFSVEEIKGFNLHGYELDDKLIFICKKL from the coding sequence ATGGGATTAGATTTATACTCTAAAATAGAACCCTCTTTAGAGTTTCATGATGAGGTTTATAAACTCCATAAAGAGTTTTTAACACTTATTATGGAAAAAAATCTTAATAATATTATTGATATAGGTTGCGGGCAGGGATATTTCTTAGAAAATCTTTTAGTGAATAAAAAAGAGTGTTTCGGAATAGATTTAAGTAAAAATCAAATAGAAGCTTGTAAAAAAAGAGGCTTAGAAAATACCGCTTGTATTCATTTAAAAGATATAGAACAAAAATTTAGTTGTGCAACGGCAATTTTTGACGTGATTAACTATCTTCCTAAAAACGAACTTGAGAACTTTTTTAATGATACATATAAAATTTTAGAAAAAGAAGGGTATTTTATTTTTGATGTAAATTCATATTTCGGTTTTGACGAAGTTGCCCAAGGTGCAATCACAATAGACGAAGATGAAAGATTTATAGCCGTTGATGCAATTTTTGAAGATAATAAATTAATTACGAATTTAACTCTTTTTTCCAAAACAAAAGATGATTTATATGAAAAAGAATCAGATTCAATCACCCAATACTATTATGATACGAAGTATTTAAAAAAACTTTTGATAAAGTCCAATTTTTCTGTTGAAGAGATAAAAGGTTTTAATCTTCACGGATATGAATTAGATGATAAACTAATTTTTATTTGTAAAAAATTGTAG
- a CDS encoding TAXI family TRAP transporter solute-binding subunit — MKRFFTVTFPIILLIVGAFYFTAQFIQPSPKKEITIATGSKDGNYYKTALKYKKLLEEDKVKVNILTSEGSIDNIKLLKEKKADIAFIQNGTITNKNVSNIKALASIYYEPLWVFYKNEGYTVDYIIQFISKKIALGREGSGTKDLAEKILNDNGINKQNSTFLNLNTKEAKEALEKGDIDVMFIVCSHDSQVVKELLADPKINLFSFKRARAYSRKYTFLEALTLYEGTIDLYKNLPDENINLLSTTANLVARDDFSNELKRLFLKKVIEVHNKKDLFAKAGQFPNTNNMKIDLDEEAKKYFESGDTFLEKIFPYWIASNIDRLKILLIPLLTLLFPLFKGLFPLYNWSMRSKIYKWYDEIEKIDKETDKAKSEELKEYLLRIEELREEISKETKVPLSFMGEYYNLQLHLDHIKNKVENKLA; from the coding sequence ATGAAAAGATTTTTTACAGTTACCTTCCCGATAATACTTCTAATAGTCGGTGCTTTTTATTTCACCGCACAATTTATCCAGCCAAGTCCTAAAAAAGAGATTACGATTGCTACAGGTTCAAAAGACGGCAACTATTATAAAACTGCACTAAAATATAAAAAGCTTCTTGAAGAAGACAAAGTAAAAGTAAATATTCTTACAAGCGAAGGCTCAATAGATAATATAAAACTTTTAAAAGAGAAAAAAGCCGATATAGCTTTTATACAAAACGGTACAATTACCAATAAAAACGTATCAAACATAAAAGCACTTGCTTCAATATATTATGAACCTCTTTGGGTTTTTTATAAAAATGAAGGATATACAGTAGACTATATTATCCAATTCATTTCAAAAAAAATTGCCCTAGGAAGAGAGGGCAGCGGCACAAAAGATCTTGCAGAAAAAATACTTAATGACAACGGAATAAACAAACAAAATTCTACTTTTTTGAACCTTAATACAAAAGAGGCAAAAGAGGCTTTGGAAAAAGGAGATATTGATGTTATGTTTATTGTCTGTTCCCATGATTCGCAAGTAGTAAAAGAGCTTTTAGCCGATCCAAAGATAAATCTCTTTAGTTTTAAAAGAGCCAGAGCTTACAGTAGAAAATATACATTTTTGGAAGCTTTGACTTTATATGAAGGAACTATTGATTTATATAAAAATCTTCCCGATGAAAATATAAATTTGCTTTCAACAACAGCAAATCTCGTAGCAAGAGACGATTTTTCAAATGAACTAAAAAGACTCTTCTTGAAAAAAGTTATTGAAGTACATAATAAAAAAGATCTTTTTGCAAAAGCTGGGCAATTTCCAAATACTAATAATATGAAAATAGATTTAGATGAAGAGGCAAAAAAATATTTTGAGAGCGGAGATACTTTTTTAGAAAAAATCTTTCCTTACTGGATTGCTTCAAATATTGACAGATTAAAAATACTTCTAATTCCTCTATTAACACTTCTTTTCCCTCTTTTTAAAGGCTTGTTTCCTCTTTATAATTGGTCTATGAGATCTAAAATATACAAATGGTATGATGAGATAGAAAAAATAGATAAAGAGACAGACAAAGCAAAAAGTGAAGAGCTAAAAGAGTATTTGCTTAGAATAGAAGAGTTAAGAGAAGAGATAAGCAAAGAGACAAAAGTTCCTCTTTCGTTTATGGGAGAATACTATAATTTACAACTTCATTTAGACCATATAAAAAATAAAGTTGAGAATAAACTTGCTTAA
- a CDS encoding SdiA-regulated domain-containing protein, with amino-acid sequence MNKFLGVLMLSSLLFQNLFSKEKEIAKIPEASGICYSKTSDTLFVVNDEGRVYEITTKGKILREKRIGKYDLEAIDIDEKNSLLLLANEKNDSIIIIKKENFKIIKEIKIDKEYKGIKVLKKGSNGIEGLALYKNKIYASNQSKKKYPKKDSSVIVILNYSLDKKSLKIEDIINHGFTDVSGLTFYEDILYMISDKNSLLISYNIKKRRVIKKYKLPKKFAQEGVAFDKKGNLYIADDNGKILKIKNPPNR; translated from the coding sequence ATGAATAAATTCTTAGGAGTTCTTATGCTTTCCTCTCTTCTTTTTCAAAATCTCTTTTCAAAAGAGAAAGAGATTGCCAAGATTCCTGAAGCTTCGGGAATCTGTTATTCAAAAACATCTGATACTCTTTTTGTCGTAAATGATGAAGGAAGAGTTTATGAAATAACTACAAAAGGGAAAATCTTAAGAGAGAAAAGAATCGGCAAATATGATTTGGAAGCTATTGATATAGATGAAAAAAATAGTCTGTTACTTCTTGCAAATGAAAAAAACGATTCTATAATAATCATAAAAAAAGAGAATTTTAAGATTATAAAAGAGATAAAAATCGATAAAGAATACAAAGGTATAAAAGTTTTAAAAAAGGGCTCAAACGGAATAGAAGGATTAGCTTTATATAAAAACAAAATTTACGCCTCTAATCAATCTAAAAAAAAATATCCTAAAAAAGACTCTTCCGTAATTGTAATTTTGAACTACAGTCTTGATAAAAAAAGCTTAAAAATAGAAGATATAATAAACCACGGATTTACCGATGTTTCAGGACTTACTTTTTATGAAGATATTTTATACATGATAAGTGACAAAAACTCTTTATTAATTAGCTATAATATAAAAAAAAGAAGAGTCATAAAAAAATACAAACTTCCTAAAAAATTTGCACAAGAAGGAGTTGCTTTTGATAAAAAAGGAAACCTCTATATTGCAGATGATAACGGGAAAATATTAAAAATAAAGAATCCCCCTAATAGATGA
- a CDS encoding transporter substrate-binding domain-containing protein, translated as MPTILRVFLLLFLLINTIKASTPKYFTVSYDPDFAPFSYLEKKEPEGLLIDYWKLWAKKNNYKIKFINGKFWDNAINLAKKGEVDFFLGTAPYELWMKSSFTVYRTKTSLFINKDLHRDFNFKTPYLIGIVGNDHKKLISEKFPFSQILVYKDYKLLFKDLLSKKLDLIFDDKVAIEFYALRNNFFHKINPLEPMQDYTSIKVISKNKDLIEIFNEGFKKLTSEELYDIENSWILDKNQQIYKKSFSLTPKEKDFIQNNVFKVSVSNDWRPVTFKNEKGEPDGMASEIWEVIKSKLNLKCEYNFSDSFTQQLNSIKDKSNDIIFSSGETKDRIKYSLFSKPYIEFPFSIVTLKDENFIENIDYLFNKKIAVVRNFTAQKLLKENFPQIELIIVKDVKEGLKKVSRGEAFAYVDIKPNLIYYINKLKFNNLKISGNTGLDYKIEIMIRDDYPQLQTIFNKVISSLDEKEISQILNKWNNVQFEENFDYTNFWIAISIIFIIFLILIYKNQLNVKRNISLKQLVNERTKELRELNEELEKRVDRKTKELIKANYLLDEAQKIARLGSFSYNTKTKTLQWSDEHFKIFGLYPNEINPSLTAFLSFVHEDDRKRVKIHLYKATKSDKRKAVELRIELRDNSIKYIQLTTKVTKFDSNNKPIVVIGTVFDLTKIKELELQKREKDSMLAQQSKMAALGEMLENIAHQWRQPLSVISTASTGLQIQLEMNNEISKEFLYKSVKSINEHSQYLSKTIDDFRNFFNPRKEKALFTIDSTIEKALSLVSTRVKKYNIEIVKDLKDIKIETIESELIQILLNILNNAIDALNSKNQEKKYIFISTISKNNLLHIKIKDNAGGIPAKIINRVFEPYFTTKHKSQGTGIGLYMSNEIVTKHLNGVLKVSNSSFTYNNDRYAGALFTISIPTQKAKV; from the coding sequence ATGCCAACAATTTTAAGAGTTTTTCTTCTTCTATTTCTGTTAATTAACACAATTAAGGCATCAACACCTAAATATTTTACTGTATCTTATGATCCTGATTTTGCGCCCTTTTCTTATCTTGAAAAAAAAGAACCCGAAGGTTTACTTATTGATTATTGGAAATTATGGGCTAAAAAAAACAATTATAAAATTAAATTTATAAACGGAAAATTCTGGGACAATGCAATAAATTTGGCAAAAAAAGGAGAAGTTGATTTCTTTTTAGGAACTGCACCTTACGAACTATGGATGAAGAGCTCTTTTACCGTATACAGAACAAAAACTTCGCTTTTTATAAATAAAGATTTACATAGAGATTTCAATTTTAAAACTCCTTATTTAATAGGAATTGTAGGAAACGATCACAAAAAACTTATAAGCGAAAAATTCCCTTTTTCACAAATTTTGGTTTATAAAGATTATAAACTTCTTTTTAAAGATTTATTATCAAAAAAACTGGATTTAATCTTTGATGACAAGGTTGCAATAGAGTTTTATGCCCTAAGAAACAACTTTTTTCATAAAATCAACCCTTTGGAACCTATGCAGGATTACACCTCAATCAAAGTTATCTCAAAAAACAAAGATTTAATCGAGATTTTCAATGAAGGTTTTAAAAAACTTACCAGTGAAGAACTTTATGATATAGAAAACAGTTGGATTTTAGATAAAAATCAACAAATCTATAAAAAAAGTTTTTCTCTGACTCCAAAAGAGAAAGACTTTATTCAAAACAATGTTTTCAAAGTATCTGTTTCAAATGATTGGAGACCGGTAACTTTTAAAAACGAAAAAGGTGAACCTGACGGTATGGCTTCCGAAATTTGGGAAGTTATAAAAAGTAAATTAAATCTAAAATGCGAATACAATTTTTCCGATAGTTTCACCCAACAGTTAAACTCAATAAAAGATAAATCAAATGATATAATTTTTAGTTCGGGAGAGACAAAAGATAGAATCAAATACTCTTTGTTTTCTAAACCATATATTGAATTTCCTTTCTCTATAGTAACTCTTAAAGATGAAAATTTTATTGAAAATATTGATTATCTTTTTAACAAAAAAATAGCCGTAGTAAGAAACTTTACCGCTCAAAAACTTTTAAAAGAGAATTTTCCTCAAATAGAGTTAATAATAGTAAAAGATGTCAAAGAGGGATTAAAAAAGGTTTCAAGAGGAGAGGCTTTTGCTTATGTCGATATCAAACCTAATTTAATCTATTATATAAATAAACTAAAATTTAATAACCTAAAAATCAGCGGTAACACGGGACTTGACTATAAAATTGAAATTATGATAAGAGATGATTATCCTCAACTTCAAACTATTTTTAATAAAGTAATCTCCTCTTTAGACGAAAAAGAGATTTCCCAGATTTTAAATAAATGGAACAATGTACAGTTTGAAGAGAATTTCGATTATACAAACTTTTGGATAGCTATCTCTATAATTTTTATTATTTTTCTGATTCTTATATATAAAAATCAACTAAACGTGAAACGAAACATAAGTTTAAAACAGTTAGTAAATGAAAGAACAAAAGAGTTAAGAGAGTTAAATGAAGAGCTGGAAAAAAGAGTCGATAGAAAAACAAAAGAGTTGATAAAAGCAAATTATCTTTTAGATGAAGCTCAAAAGATTGCGAGACTTGGAAGCTTTAGTTACAATACAAAAACAAAAACTTTACAATGGAGTGATGAACACTTTAAAATTTTCGGACTATATCCAAATGAGATAAATCCTTCTTTGACCGCATTTTTATCTTTTGTTCATGAAGACGATAGAAAAAGAGTTAAAATTCATCTTTATAAAGCAACAAAAAGTGATAAAAGAAAAGCTGTTGAATTAAGAATAGAATTAAGAGATAACTCAATAAAATATATCCAACTTACGACAAAAGTAACCAAATTTGATTCAAATAATAAACCTATAGTCGTAATAGGAACAGTTTTTGATTTAACAAAAATAAAAGAGCTTGAACTACAAAAAAGAGAAAAAGATTCTATGCTGGCACAACAGTCAAAAATGGCGGCATTAGGTGAGATGCTTGAGAATATTGCCCACCAATGGAGACAGCCTTTATCTGTTATTTCAACTGCTTCAACAGGATTACAAATACAACTTGAAATGAACAATGAAATCTCAAAAGAGTTTTTATATAAAAGCGTTAAATCAATAAATGAACACTCTCAATATCTTTCAAAAACTATTGATGATTTTAGAAACTTTTTTAATCCAAGAAAAGAGAAAGCTCTTTTCACTATTGATTCAACTATTGAAAAAGCCCTTTCACTTGTAAGCACAAGAGTAAAAAAATATAATATCGAAATAGTAAAAGATCTTAAAGATATTAAAATAGAGACTATAGAAAGCGAATTAATACAAATTCTTCTAAATATTCTCAATAATGCAATAGATGCTTTAAATTCAAAAAATCAAGAAAAAAAATATATCTTTATATCAACTATCAGCAAAAACAATCTTTTACATATAAAGATAAAAGATAATGCCGGAGGAATTCCTGCAAAAATTATAAACAGAGTTTTTGAACCATATTTTACGACAAAACATAAGTCCCAAGGAACGGGAATCGGTTTATATATGTCAAATGAGATTGTAACGAAACATCTAAACGGTGTTTTAAAAGTTTCAAACTCCTCTTTTACATATAATAACGACAGATATGCAGGCGCACTCTTTACAATATCTATTCCTACACAAAAAGCAAAAGTATGA
- the hisG gene encoding ATP phosphoribosyltransferase, producing MLTIALPKGRIAEDTLEKFEHAFNEKFIFEDRKLILEKSGFRFLNVRNQDVPTYVMHGAADLGVVGLDVLEEKEYDLIKLLDLQLGKCKVAFGLIKGQELDFSKSQITVATKHEKIAKKYFEKKAMAVKIIKLYGSIELAPLVNLADCIVDIVETGTTMKQNGLEVGPTIMESSAHLIVNKNSYYAKKDLVFNLKDKLEAVL from the coding sequence ATGCTAACAATCGCATTGCCTAAAGGAAGAATTGCAGAAGATACTTTAGAAAAGTTTGAACATGCATTTAATGAAAAGTTTATTTTCGAAGATAGAAAACTGATATTAGAAAAGAGTGGATTTAGATTTTTAAATGTAAGAAATCAAGATGTTCCGACATATGTAATGCACGGTGCGGCAGATTTAGGTGTAGTTGGACTTGATGTATTAGAAGAGAAAGAGTATGATTTAATAAAACTGTTAGATCTACAATTAGGAAAATGTAAAGTGGCTTTCGGACTTATAAAAGGACAGGAACTGGATTTTTCAAAGAGCCAAATTACTGTTGCTACAAAACATGAAAAAATTGCAAAAAAATATTTTGAAAAAAAAGCAATGGCAGTAAAAATTATCAAATTATACGGTTCAATTGAACTTGCCCCTTTAGTGAATCTAGCAGATTGTATTGTAGATATTGTCGAAACAGGAACTACGATGAAACAAAACGGCTTGGAAGTAGGTCCTACAATTATGGAGAGTTCTGCTCATTTGATAGTAAATAAAAATTCATATTATGCTAAAAAAGATTTAGTATTTAATTTAAAAGATAAATTAGAAGCAGTACTTTAA